Within Triticum dicoccoides isolate Atlit2015 ecotype Zavitan chromosome 1B, WEW_v2.0, whole genome shotgun sequence, the genomic segment CATTTATTTCTAATATTTTTCCCAATGGTAATATAGATTTAATTGCATAGACAATTgtatgtttaatttgaccaacgttaGATTAATGCATATGATTGTTATACTGATCTCACTTAAATTGTGATTTTAGGAAGCttcacttgatgagttgcctaaaAGAATGTTCCGACACTCAAAGGTGATAATTACACTGAGTGGAGGAAGAAAGTAGACCTGCCATTTGTCTGTGCTGACCTGGATTGGGCTGTGGATGAACCACAGTCGGTCCCATAGAGCTAGTCAGACAGGCCACTGACAAAGATGATGcgtgggagaagaagaaaaaaatattatGCTCCTTTGGAGATGCCATACTCCATAGCAAACCAAAAGTGGGTCAATGCAGACAAAAAGTGCATGGCATTTATAAAGAATACAATTGAGAGCACCATTATGGGCTCCATTGCAGAGTGCACTTCCGCAGGGGAGTTGCTTACAAAGATAAAGAGCCAGTTCACTGGCTCTTCAAAGATATATGCCACACAGGTGTTAAAGAAACTGGTGACAGAACACTACACAAGTGGTAGTCATGGAATAAGAGAGCACATCCCCAGGATGAGCAATACGGCAGCAAAGCTCAAGCCCATGGATGAGGATCTAGAGATCAAACCAAAGCTCCTGGTCCACCTGGTCATGGCTTCACTGCCAAAGGAGTTTGAAACCTTTGTTGTAAACTACAGTATGTCACGTGCATCATGGGACATTGAAAAGACAATAGTAATGTGTGTCCAAGAAGAGGACAGACTCAAAGCCGCACATGGTGGTTCACTCAACtatgtgaaggagaacaagaaaaaTAATTACAATAAAAACAACAAAGGTTCTCCTTCAAAGCCACATGGAAAAGCTCCCTATCAGCATCAGCGTCAGCAACAACCTTTCTTAGTGGACAAAGACACATGTCTCCACTGCAAGCAGAAAGGGCATTACAAGAAAGACTGCGCTGCTTGGCTGAAGTCAGTCATGGAAAAAAGAGGTAACAATATagtttcatttgcaaatgaatcctTGTATACACAGTTTTCAAAATCCACTTGGTGGATTGACTCAGGAGCAACTGTTCATGTTGCAGATTCTTTACAGGGATTCCATTCGACGTGGACTACGCAAAGAAGCGAAAGATGCATTGAAGTGGCAAATGAAGTTGAAGCAGAAGTTGAAGCTGTCGGTGACATCTTCTTGGAGTTGGCTGATGGATTCAATCTTCTACTTAGAGATGTTTTATTTGTTCCATCATGTCATAGAAACTTAATTAGTGTTTCTTGTTTGGACGGAGATAATTATGAATGTTAGTTTGGACATGGCAAATGTGCCATATGGTTAAATAATGCTTATGTGGGTGATGCTTCATTACACGATGAGCTTTATTTGTTATCACTTTTCGTGAAATTTTTTATTCTGTATGCAATGTGAAAGAACATGTTTCCACGTCgaataaagaacaaaagaaaagaaagagaatattcgactcatcgaaattatggcactgtcgcttgggccatatttccaaggggagaatagaaagattattcaaaagtgaaattcttcctccgttagaattctcagacttagaacaatgcatagattgcattaaaggaaagtaaataaaacaaatcaaaaaaggtgcaatccaTAGCACAGGCACACTGGAAATCATTCACACTGACATTTGTGGACCATTTCCGATGAAAACTGTGGATGGATATGACTCGTTcataacattcacagatgattactctcgctatggatatatttatccaatcaaagaaagatctgaagcgttggataaatttaaaatattcaaagctgaagttgaaaaacaacatgataaaagaataaagatagtCAGGTCTGACCGTGGGGGAGAGTACTATGGTCGTcacactccatatggccaagtACCTGGACCTTTTGCAAAGTTCTTGCAGGAGACTGGCATAGTAGCCCAGTATTCAATACCGGGCGAGCCTCAGCaaaatggagtagctgaaaggcgcaaccgtacacttatggatatggtgcgcagCATGTGCCATTGGATTATGGATGGAGGCACTTAAAACCGCCATTCACATTCTCAACagagtaccaagcaagtcggtgcccaaaacacCGTACGATCTATGGACAGGAAGAGTGCCCTCCCTACAACACTTCAGGGTGTGGGGGTGCCCTGCTGAGGCCAAAATATTTAATCCAAACATTGCAAAGTTAGATCCCAAAATAGTgagttgccacttcattggctatccagaCAGATCAAAGGGTTTTTTCATTTCTACTACCCAGACAGGtatacaaagtttgtagaaacaagacatgcagtcttcttagaggactaaatgatgaggggggagcttggtagctcggaaaattgatcttgaggagaagagggtgcatgcacctaatccgatgattcaggagccatttttctcactaccagttgcaactccacccatgacaactATGGGGGTAGTCCCGGAACCTGTCCGTCAGGAGCCGACTGAACCCGTTAttgagcatgaaagggaggtgcagcaacaaattttagaagaagtgccagaagttgaggcacagaatgtgccagaaactgaggcccttagaaggtctacaagacACAAAAAGTTAGCTATTTCTATTGATTATAAAGTTTATAACATGGAAATAGTTCATACAgaaaaagatcccacctcatatgaagaagccatgatAAGCTCTCATTCATCAAAgtggatgaaggcaatggaagatgagatgaaatcgatgagtccaaagatgtttgggacttagaggaaattcctaaaggagccaaaacagtaggctgCAAATGGGTTTACAAAATTAAGTATGACTCTAAGGGAATGTAGAAAAGTATAAAGCACGACTCgtggcaaaaggatttacacaaagagaagggatagattacaatgagacattttctccagtctcatgtaaggattccttcagaatcataatggcattagttgttcattttgatttagagttacatcaaCTGGATGTAAAGACGACATTTCTCAATGGAGATTTAAAGGAAAATGTCTACATGAAACAAcccaagggttttatcatggaaggcaaggaaaatatgggatgccgcctgaagaaatccatttatggattaaagcaagcctctagacagtggtatttaaagtttaatcaaatgattaaaagttttggattcaaagaaaatattgaggataacTGCATTTATGCAAAATTTAAAAAGgggaaatatattttcctaatcttgtatgtggatgatatcctgcttgctagcaatgatgttagtctactacaagaaacaaagaagtccttatcctcaaattttgacataatagatcttggtgaagcatcatatgttttgggcatagaaatgcaccgagataggaacaatggagtcttaggactatcgtagaaagcatatttagaaaaggttcttaaaaagtataatatgcatgtgagTAAAGTCACACCTGCTCCTATAGTCAAGGGCGATAGTTTTGGGAAATTTCAATGTCCCAAGAACTAGTACGAGATCGATCAAATGATAGCAGTACCATATGCTTCGGCTGTTGGCAGCttacagtatgcacaagtgtgcactcgccctgacttagcttttatcacgggggtactcggtagatatcaagagaatccaggcatagagcactagaagatggtaaagaaagcattgcgttatgtgcaaggcacgaaggactacatgctaatatacaggggaagtgattccctagagataaaagAGTATTCAGACACAGTTTTTGTGGGGGAAagagatgatagaaaatccacgtcaGGATACGTATTCACCCTTGCTGGGGGAGCTATTTCATGGAAAAGCTCTAAGCAGTAGATAGTTGCATCATCCACGATGTATGCAGAGTTTATAGCATGCTTCGAGGCCACggggcaggcgatatggctaaagaaatttgtatccgacttgaaagtggtagattttattcacaaaccactaaagatgtactgTGACATCCAACCCGCACTATTTTAcgctcacaacaacaagtcgagtaatgctgccaaaacaatagagataaggtattatgttgtgaaagataaaatccaagatcaaactataagtctcgagcatataaggacaaaagatatgcttgcggatccgttaacgaaaggcttaccacccaatgtgctcatggaacacttagccggcatgggtttaagggaaagcctATGATTCCTGGATCATGAGAGGCCCAAAAGGAACAGAATTTGTTTCTAAACAAAACGTATGTTGTAGCTGTATGATTCTATCGGCAATTAAGTtgtgacgatgaaacatgctctatgtaTCAATATttgatgaaacaaataaactagaaagtataaggttaaaagtaaaagtttagatcaagggggagaatgttaggttgatctctcccatgtgggcccaacggcccaCTGGACCCCTgatccgcgccctgatcgggggcgcccaaccgcAATATGGTTGACGGGCCCCTGTCACGCAGCGCTACATGAAGAGGTGGGGGCCGCCAGCACGTTGTACGAGGTTCACCGCATTGCCAGGCTCCCCACCGAAACACCCGACCCGATCTAGGTCTTGCGCTGACAGTGACGGGAAGCTCCGCCGCTGCCACTGCCCACACatcaccgccgccaccacctcgcccACTCTTCGCCATCACAATGCGCCACAACACCAGGATGGCCTCCGGCTCGAGGTCGAGCTCGCCCACTCTACCGTGGATATCCAACACATGCGATCCCGATGGATCTAACAGGTTCAAGTCCGAGAGTTCATGCGGCGCACTAACAAGCTCATCCCAATTGAGGTCTAAGTATCTTGCGGTCCCCCATCCCATCAACTCGGAGAAATGGTTGTGGATTATCTCCTCTTTAAGCTCATGTTTGGTGACTCAATCGTGGTTGTGCTTGATTATATTGCTTTTTTCCCTCTGGGCATTGATCTTCCAGTGAAAATATTTGGTGTTGCCGTCTCCCTCCTTGAGGTTTTtcatcctagcacattgtttttctTGAGCCTTCTCGATCACCGAAAGACTAATAACGCCCTCTTGACCTTGGGACGAAGATCTTGCTCCCCAGTGGAGAGAGGCCGCTCTTCTTGCGCGGTGTAAGATTATCAAAAGTGCAGCATGAAGATGCACCTTTGATTTAGAAAAGAGCCTCATGCTCCACTCGATTTGTCTTGTACCAGTCTTTCTGGATTTATGGTGTAGCACATGATATGGATCCACACGAGGGGTTGGCTCAGCCCATGCTTTTTGATCCACGTCGGTGAAGCCCGGAATGAAGGTCCAAAAGTTTTCGAATTTGAAAGTCTGCGGCCTTCTAGGCCCACGATCATCATAAGTAAGAATGTGCAATGATCGGAGAGGGAAGTCGAGATAGCACGCAGAATGTGCGTATTGAATTGGATGTCCCAATCCACGTTGCAAAAGGAGTCAAACTTGTGGAAGTGCCTTTCTCAGCTCGAGCtcaaatgctcctggtgtgaacaaTAAAAtcaaagaaaatagaaaaaaaataaaaaaattctgaaTATTTGTGTGGCAAACTTTAAGGAATGTTTGAAGTGCATGCAaagattcatcatgaaatcacattggtGGAAGTGGTGAAAGAAAAACAAAATCAGAGCTCGAAAATGTGTTTGAAAGTACCATTTCCAGAGCATAGATTTTGTTTTTTGTCACGCGTTCAACCAATGTGATTTGGTGATGAATTTTGCATGAACCGCAAACATtccattttttttttgaatttactgaaaTGTTTTGGAAAGTTGCTctttttagataaggtagatgagcAAGTAACAGTAttttaccccgcaaaaaagaagaagcaGCAAGTAACAGTATTTTGTGATCTTGGCACACAAACTGGGTCTTGAAAATTGGTCCGTAGAGTGAGGAGACTAATTTAAATTTCAGTTGGCGTTGTCTTTCTACCTGATTCAGTAACTAAGCAGATGATCCAAAGCAACAAAACAGACCACCAAATCGTTCACCACATGACCATTTCATTCCTTGTATGTTTGTACGTACGTATCTGTACCACACAATCAAAAGAACTGGGAGCAATATACAGTTACATGCTTGTTTGCTGAACTCCTGAAAGCTTCACAGTTGAGAGCCTTGAGACTATATTTAAGCATCAATCGGCATGTACTCCAAGACGCCAACAATTAGTTTCAATCAAACCAGTTGTACATCATATCATCGGCAGAAAACTCAAATAATTGGAGCATCTACAGCTTAGGGGCCCCTGACATTTCCTCGGTTCTGCAGCTAGCAGCAAATATCCTTCGCCGGATGTGCCTTCAGTTCAAGCCAAACCTGAAATATAAATGATCGTTGTCTTTAAAATGAGTTTGGTACTGCAATGATGAAATTAGATTTGATTCGATTTCAATCCGCTAGTTTTCAATGATTTGCCGGGTTTTACACGATTTTGCGACACTATCCTCTCAGAAGTAAGCCTTTCATCTTTTGTTTGCCACCCGATGAAATGgcgagtaacttttttttatttgggacgaAAAAATGGTCAGTGGTTGAGATGAAGTAGGTGTCTGTCTCTGATAACGCAAGTAGTAATCCAAAGGTTGGTGCTATGAGTGTGTGTTTTGGACACATGGTCCTTACCAGTACAGTTGTAGCTGTACCAATACGGATGCCACCAATCATGTTGCTCTCATCTATAGGATCCAATGTCTCCAAAGAGTTTCCCCATTCGTCCTCCATACCATACGTTGTACAttttgcaaaataaataaatatacttATTACGAAGTAGTATCTTGGTATTCATGGGAGCTACCTGATGGTCCAGGTGGGGTGTCAACTTGCAGAAGTTGGTTGCAGCACCAGCACCGTGCGGCCAGCAGCTAAcatttttttttttcgaaacggagccaGCAGCTAACATTCAAGTGTGGATTCACTTGAATGCTAACTGTCGTACCATGAGCGGAAGTAAAGAACAATTTTCTGTTCGTGTGTACGGTGATGCGTGCGATGTAATTAAGCCTACGCACAAGCTAAGCTAGGGAGGGACAGAGCGAATCCTGGGTTAGCTTTTGCTTCTCATAGTCGTCGGTCATCAAGCAAGGCAGATGCCCCGTCTCCGTTGTGTATCCACTATCCACTCCACGGATCTATCTGGATGGTCTACACTGACTGCATACAGTGGCCTGCCTGTGCCTGGGGCATCTTGTAGGCCACAAAATATGTGTCTTGCTTCGCATCACTTTTACGTAGGAGTACTAAATCTGTAGGCGCCCCTAGACGACAATGACATGTCGTGGTCGTACGAATATATGCGCTAATCTTTGGCTTCTGTCCCAATTCCCCATTGACTTGTGGAATCTTTCCTTGTGCTTGGGATCGATGACAGATGGTCGATGCTTTCTGGATGGGTGGATGGATCAGTTTTGCTCCAATCAACATGTCAAATTGATTTGCATGTTAGGTTCATTTCGAGATTAAGCAGAATTGTTTATAATGGCTTTTGCAGGAAATGAAATTTCTAAGTCGCAAATACGCTTCACTTGAAGTATGAGTTCTGAGAGTGATACCATGCGTATCACCCAGGTTTCTCTTTACGGATTTGCACCTTTAAGCCTCATCGCACATGAATTGTCAAACAAGTCATCCATCACCAAGTGTTCTACTCAAATTTGAACTGAAACCACAAAACGTATTTCcgatcggagggagtagtaactattTTACTAGTTCAGGTTTCTCATCTGATATGCGTATCAAAGTCATATTCATTCATGCAAATTTTGAGAATAGTTTGTGCAAGCGCAAGCCAGCAACGTAACAGAGATAAGAAATGGAAGAACGATCAGCTTACCATGTCATTCTGAGGAGGTACACCTGGCACCTGCTCATTGGGCTCCCGGCGGAGACGCCGCGCGGCGCCATGACGCCGTCGTCGCAGGACAGCCTCACGGGCACCATGCCGGTGCGCACGGCCCCGACCCGGACGCCCATGTGGGTGTCCACGACCACCTTGAacgcgagccgccgccgccggtacCTGTCGCGCACGCGCGCCGCCACCGCCTCGTCGACCACCACCCCCTTCGCGGTCGCCACAAACCTGACGACCGCCACCTTCCGGGCACCGTGCTCCAAGCCTTCCACGGGCGCCCACCCCAGCGTGATGTCCCCGTCACTGTCGGCTAGGTAGACGCGGCCCTCGCCGTCGCCGTACTCGAAGGCGATCTTGTCGTTCGGGTTCCAGGACACCACCTTCACGGCCGCCGTGACGTCCATGGCCGACACCGCGGAGGAGTTGCCGACGCGGAACCGCGTCGTCGAGACCGGCTGCAGGTGGAACGACGGCGGCCGCGGGTGGTAGGAGAGGTACGCCAGGCAGGCCGCGGCGACCGCGAGGCAGAGCGCGAGCAGGAGGAACCCGGTTGCGAGGCAGCACACGCGGCGGCCGGAGCACCCGCTGCCGCTGCGATGCCTCTTCCGCGGCGCCCCTCCGCCGCGCTGCTGTCTGTAATGGTGCGCCGGCGGCGGTTTTAGCGGGATCATCTGCGGCGGGGGCGCGAGGGGTGGCTTCTTCAGTGCCGGCGTCGTCCTTGCCGGCGCTGGCGCGGCAGCCGCCGCCACGGCGGCCTTGGTTTTGGGCTTCGGCGCCAAGGAAGGCTTGTCGTCCATCGATGGTTCTTGGTCCCGACTGTGAGCCGACCGTGGTGTGTGTCCGAGAGAAGCTTAAAGACTGGGTTTGGTCTGTGAAATTGGCAAGTGGGAGTGGAGCGGCAGTGGCAAGGCAGGCGGTAGCTATGGAACGCAGTTTTCCAACGTCCACTGGGAGTGGGACGTCCCCAATTTATCCTAACCATCTACCGTGCAACCGACGGTGGACTTTTGTTGTTGCATTTCCAACCTTGAGTTTGAACATTTTAGCATATTGCGGGCATCTTCAACGCCGACCCGCAAATCCCTCCAGTATATGCCCCTTTTTTTGTTCGGACGTTGTCCGcggacatgatacatgtgatgggtTACCTATCACTGGTAGGGTCAAGTACTTGACAATCTAAGGCCCATCTAGGGTCCCACACCATCATTGGTAGGTCCCTGGACCGTAAGCACATTCGGATGCGC encodes:
- the LOC119332026 gene encoding uncharacterized protein LOC119332026, producing MDDKPSLAPKPKTKAAVAAAAAPAPARTTPALKKPPLAPPPQMIPLKPPPAHHYRQQRGGGAPRKRHRSGSGCSGRRVCCLATGFLLLALCLAVAAACLAYLSYHPRPPSFHLQPVSTTRFRVGNSSAVSAMDVTAAVKVVSWNPNDKIAFEYGDGEGRVYLADSDGDITLGWAPVEGLEHGARKVAVVRFVATAKGVVVDEAVAARVRDRYRRRRLAFKVVVDTHMGVRVGAVRTGMVPVRLSCDDGVMAPRGVSAGSPMSRCQVYLLRMTWFGLN